A stretch of Methanobrevibacter sp. YE315 DNA encodes these proteins:
- a CDS encoding radical SAM protein, with protein sequence MDSNIFDLIQKANDITLKKHGDLITLERAIFLSWWCDKGDCAFCYMSTQKQKIKDPKKARRNINNIYAEAEMCKRLDWNIEFLSGGYESFTTQEIKQIATTIKDITGDGVWLNTGITDELEEYGSEIKGITGAVEVANPRIHEKVCPSKKLEDISHMLDVSGDLGFKKAITIILGLGETLSDVDYIIDYIKDHKIDRVIFYSLNPHKETIYANSSQPASLYYAQVVAQVRLAFPDIEIICGTWIDNLANIGILILSGANGITKFPLFKMFGTKYGKRVEEEVKWAGRQLKGTFTDKNQLGQKQSEINPELDKFIKRYVNESLKNKY encoded by the coding sequence ATGGACTCTAACATTTTTGACTTAATACAAAAAGCAAATGACATCACATTGAAAAAACATGGTGATTTAATAACTCTTGAAAGGGCCATATTTTTGTCATGGTGGTGTGATAAGGGAGACTGTGCTTTCTGTTATATGTCTACACAAAAACAGAAAATTAAAGATCCAAAAAAGGCCAGGAGAAATATCAATAACATATATGCTGAAGCTGAAATGTGTAAGCGACTGGATTGGAATATTGAATTTTTATCAGGAGGATACGAATCATTCACCACCCAAGAAATTAAGCAGATAGCCACCACAATCAAGGACATAACCGGTGATGGCGTCTGGCTAAACACTGGAATTACTGATGAACTGGAAGAATATGGTTCCGAAATCAAAGGAATTACTGGAGCTGTTGAAGTAGCAAACCCAAGAATTCATGAAAAGGTATGTCCTTCAAAAAAATTAGAAGATATAAGTCACATGTTAGACGTTTCCGGAGATTTAGGATTTAAAAAGGCCATAACAATAATATTGGGGCTTGGAGAAACATTGTCCGATGTTGATTATATAATTGACTACATAAAGGACCATAAGATTGATAGAGTTATCTTTTATTCACTGAATCCTCATAAAGAGACAATCTATGCAAATTCCTCACAACCGGCATCCCTTTATTATGCCCAGGTTGTTGCACAAGTCAGATTGGCATTTCCAGATATTGAAATTATTTGCGGAACATGGATCGATAACCTGGCAAACATCGGAATATTGATTCTAAGCGGAGCAAATGGAATTACCAAATTCCCATTATTCAAAATGTTTGGAACAAAATACGGAAAACGTGTCGAAGAAGAGGTTAAATGGGCGGGACGCCAACTCAAAGGAACTTTCACAGATAAAAATCAATTAGGACAAAAACAAAGCGAAATCAATCCCGAACTAGATAAGTTTATTAAAAGATACGTTAATGAATCTTTAAAAAATAAATATTAA